Proteins encoded within one genomic window of Posidoniimonas corsicana:
- a CDS encoding MATE family efflux transporter, producing MQHADLPTSASWWSRPGGGREVLNVSAPLVVSALSWTVMTFVDRVLLKGVSGEAMAAAFSASTLWFTALCLPLGICMYASTFVSQYFGAGQPERIGPSVWQGAWLAVLACPLLLMTIPLAEPAFAAAAHGDETMRLEVIYFQVLMWGAPAMLLAQAFSSFYSGRGRTRVVMLVDAVFAAVNLLLDYAWIYGHWGFPEMGIAGAGWATVVSLWLKAATYLVLLMLPENRARFATLSGMRLDGPLFKRMLYFGGPSGYQLALDVTGFTIFIMLVGRLGPVEAEATSMAFSISTLAFMPIWGLAMGAGILVGQHLGEDRDGVAARATWTSLHVALAYMSVISVTYLLAPDVFLTWFFRGENSPENSPEVYAMAVTLLRFVAAYNLLDATLMVFVSAIKGAGDTQFVLWVSLVMATLLAAASWLAVTQLGVGVYGCWALITGWIWILGVIFLLRFLQGKWRQMRVIEKSPPDLVDGELEPSVA from the coding sequence TTGCAACACGCCGATCTCCCAACCTCTGCTAGCTGGTGGTCCCGCCCGGGCGGGGGGCGCGAGGTGCTGAACGTGTCGGCGCCGCTGGTGGTGTCGGCGCTGTCGTGGACGGTGATGACGTTTGTCGACCGGGTGCTGCTGAAGGGCGTGAGCGGCGAGGCGATGGCCGCGGCGTTCAGCGCGTCGACGCTGTGGTTCACCGCGCTGTGCCTGCCGCTGGGCATCTGCATGTACGCCAGCACGTTTGTGTCGCAGTACTTCGGCGCCGGCCAGCCGGAGCGGATCGGCCCGTCGGTGTGGCAGGGCGCGTGGCTTGCCGTGCTGGCCTGCCCGCTGTTGCTGATGACTATCCCGCTGGCCGAGCCCGCGTTTGCCGCGGCGGCCCACGGGGACGAGACCATGCGGCTGGAGGTGATCTACTTCCAGGTGCTGATGTGGGGCGCGCCGGCGATGCTGCTGGCGCAGGCGTTCAGCTCGTTCTACAGCGGCCGCGGCCGCACGCGGGTGGTGATGCTGGTGGACGCGGTGTTCGCGGCGGTGAACCTGCTGCTGGACTACGCGTGGATCTACGGCCACTGGGGCTTCCCCGAGATGGGCATCGCCGGCGCGGGCTGGGCGACGGTGGTCTCGCTGTGGCTGAAGGCCGCCACCTACCTGGTGCTGCTGATGCTGCCGGAGAACCGCGCGCGGTTCGCCACGCTGTCCGGCATGCGGCTGGATGGGCCGCTGTTCAAGCGGATGCTCTACTTCGGCGGGCCGAGCGGCTACCAGCTGGCGCTGGACGTCACGGGGTTCACGATCTTCATCATGCTGGTCGGGCGGCTGGGACCGGTTGAGGCCGAGGCCACCAGCATGGCGTTCAGCATCAGCACGCTGGCGTTCATGCCGATCTGGGGCCTGGCGATGGGCGCGGGCATCCTGGTGGGCCAGCACCTGGGCGAGGACCGCGACGGCGTGGCCGCGCGCGCAACCTGGACCAGCCTGCACGTGGCGCTGGCGTACATGTCGGTGATCTCCGTGACCTACCTGCTGGCGCCCGACGTGTTCCTGACCTGGTTCTTCCGGGGCGAGAACTCGCCGGAGAACAGCCCCGAGGTGTACGCCATGGCCGTGACGCTGCTGCGGTTCGTGGCCGCGTACAACCTGCTGGACGCCACGCTGATGGTGTTTGTCAGCGCGATCAAGGGCGCGGGCGACACGCAGTTTGTGCTGTGGGTCAGCCTGGTGATGGCCACGCTGCTGGCGGCCGCTAGCTGGCTGGCGGTCACCCAACTGGGCGTGGGCGTGTACGGCTGCTGGGCGCTGATCACCGGCTGGATCTGGATCCTGGGCGTGATCTTCCTGCTCCGCTTCCTGCAGGGGAAGTGGCGGCAGATGCGCGTGATCGAGAAGTCGCCGCCCGACCTGGTGGACGGGGAGCTGGAGCCGTCGGTCGCGTAA
- a CDS encoding DnaJ family domain-containing protein — MAEPISFSDSTIARIADAKLQAAIEEGQFDNLPGLGKPLPLIDEPYDPGWWVRRKLKREELAMRLTPD; from the coding sequence ATGGCCGAACCGATCTCGTTCTCCGACAGCACGATCGCCCGGATCGCCGACGCCAAGCTGCAGGCGGCGATCGAGGAGGGCCAGTTCGACAACCTGCCCGGCCTCGGCAAGCCGCTGCCGCTGATCGACGAGCCGTACGACCCCGGCTGGTGGGTCCGCCGCAAGCTGAAGCGGGAGGAGCTGGCGATGCGGCTCACGCCGGACTGA
- a CDS encoding choice-of-anchor Q domain-containing protein: MFRNRRRIPHTKLRLSRGCKLQFERLESRQVLASFVVTNVLDGPVTAAGELPGSLRQAIFDANASSGPDEITFDESLAGARIRLDGAELEVTEGLTIDASKLDDKPVVDAQFSSRILNYKATSGDLFLDSLELVNGATSGDSVLGSGADAEFAGGAIRFASDGTLRLTHSVLVGNHTLGGNSGGGAVFAPMGNVHLSESTLSGNYTTSYRSSGGAILTFSGDISIQSSEISSNHVDGHRFASGGAVATETGDVVISGSSIIDNYTSATQYGVGGGVFCRTGHVLITDSNVSGNYTTGEAINGGGVATGSGSIEIAGSTISGNYTLGSGSRGGAIFTETGAVTIADSDLANNSTEGRSAHGGAIFCQDGDVVISGSVVELNHTKGDLATGGAVSTWNGSIYLDRSEFYGNSTEGREATGGAIGMRRGRVQISGQSTLHANFTKGWRSSGGAIFVDLGGELQVDGSDMEGNYTEGEMAYGGAVALDGGSAALVNSGIDGNYTRGAGAWGGAVSLLFATLDIVGSMVRGNYTEGTGSPGGGVYNKQDDVTVSGSSLIGNFTLGDESGGGGIGSHSGDVFVTRSTLHGNHTRGHRSPGGGVLIDSGALDATASTLSSNYTLGEGAFGGAAAAHSGSVRLKASTVSSNSTHGVGASGGGAFTETGAMIVRESTVTGNTSGGADAMGGGLHVAGTRFLSGVTIENSIVAGNRAANASLSHDFFNGVLNDRRYRVQFSLIGDSTGSDIDSVPGTGNILDVDAMLAPLANNGGHTQTHALLPGSLAIDAAGPAYPATDFDQRLGPFARIAGDRMDMGAYESQATPDTAPGDYNRDGTVDAADYSVWRDSLGSVTPHPLAGADGDGDGLVTAEDYLVWRSHYGFEFAVPQSPTDVRRSENPALGLAALDASFATLIPQSREDGSDHGSIPVIDDPSPGVQHVSSLLLLLDAKPPVVCQSPTAAIKDSFVVLDNRRVTDRPDELPQLIESVTLNPFESD; this comes from the coding sequence ATGTTTCGCAACCGTCGCCGGATTCCCCATACCAAACTCCGCCTCTCTCGTGGTTGCAAACTCCAGTTTGAGCGGCTGGAGAGTCGGCAGGTACTGGCGTCGTTCGTCGTGACAAACGTATTGGACGGGCCAGTCACAGCGGCGGGGGAACTGCCGGGCAGCTTGCGCCAAGCGATCTTTGACGCGAATGCGTCGTCAGGCCCTGATGAGATCACATTCGACGAATCGCTCGCCGGCGCTCGCATCAGACTTGACGGCGCCGAGCTAGAAGTCACCGAAGGGCTAACGATCGACGCGTCAAAGCTCGATGACAAGCCCGTAGTTGATGCGCAGTTCTCGTCTCGGATACTCAACTACAAGGCAACATCAGGCGACCTATTTCTCGACAGCCTTGAACTTGTTAATGGGGCGACGTCTGGCGATAGCGTCCTAGGAAGCGGGGCAGACGCCGAGTTCGCAGGGGGTGCGATTCGATTCGCTTCGGATGGAACGTTGAGATTGACTCATAGTGTCCTGGTCGGCAATCACACCCTGGGAGGAAATTCCGGTGGCGGCGCCGTTTTCGCGCCGATGGGCAATGTGCACCTGTCTGAATCTACTCTTAGTGGGAACTACACGACATCTTATCGCTCGAGTGGCGGTGCGATCCTTACATTCAGTGGCGACATCTCTATTCAAAGTAGCGAGATTAGTTCCAATCACGTCGATGGACACCGTTTCGCGTCTGGCGGTGCCGTCGCCACAGAAACTGGCGATGTGGTTATTAGTGGAAGCAGCATCATCGATAACTATACGTCAGCCACTCAGTATGGAGTTGGCGGCGGTGTGTTCTGCCGCACCGGTCACGTATTGATTACAGACAGTAACGTTAGCGGCAACTACACAACCGGAGAAGCGATTAATGGAGGTGGGGTAGCCACGGGATCCGGCTCGATTGAGATCGCCGGTAGCACGATATCAGGCAACTACACCCTCGGTAGTGGCAGTCGAGGTGGTGCGATATTCACAGAGACGGGAGCTGTCACTATCGCCGATAGCGATCTCGCAAACAACTCTACCGAAGGCAGGTCAGCTCACGGAGGCGCCATCTTTTGCCAGGATGGGGACGTCGTGATCTCGGGTAGCGTGGTCGAACTGAACCATACGAAAGGAGATCTCGCCACTGGCGGCGCAGTGTCCACATGGAATGGCTCCATTTACTTGGATCGAAGCGAGTTCTATGGGAACTCAACTGAGGGGCGCGAGGCGACCGGTGGTGCGATTGGTATGCGGAGAGGACGAGTTCAGATTAGCGGCCAAAGCACTCTACACGCGAACTTCACGAAAGGCTGGCGTTCGTCAGGCGGTGCGATCTTCGTCGATCTAGGGGGTGAACTTCAGGTCGACGGCAGCGATATGGAGGGAAACTACACTGAGGGTGAGATGGCGTACGGAGGAGCAGTTGCGTTAGATGGCGGATCAGCTGCCCTGGTCAACAGCGGTATCGATGGAAACTACACAAGAGGTGCAGGTGCTTGGGGAGGGGCCGTATCGCTGTTATTCGCAACGCTAGACATAGTCGGCAGCATGGTTCGCGGCAACTATACCGAAGGAACGGGATCACCCGGCGGTGGAGTATACAACAAACAGGACGACGTGACCGTTTCTGGTAGTTCTCTGATCGGTAACTTTACTCTTGGCGACGAATCAGGTGGGGGAGGCATTGGATCGCACTCCGGCGATGTGTTTGTGACCAGATCGACGCTACACGGAAACCATACTAGAGGGCACAGGTCCCCTGGCGGAGGGGTGCTGATTGATAGCGGTGCACTTGACGCGACGGCGAGCACCCTGAGTAGCAACTACACGCTTGGGGAGGGCGCATTCGGTGGCGCCGCAGCAGCACACTCTGGCAGCGTTCGGCTGAAGGCCAGCACCGTGAGCAGCAACTCTACTCATGGGGTGGGTGCATCGGGCGGTGGGGCGTTTACTGAAACAGGCGCTATGATTGTCCGAGAAAGCACAGTGACGGGCAACACGTCGGGCGGCGCAGATGCAATGGGCGGTGGTCTCCATGTTGCTGGGACGCGCTTTCTTTCTGGCGTTACGATCGAGAACTCCATCGTTGCTGGAAACCGTGCCGCAAACGCCAGCCTGTCGCACGACTTCTTCAACGGCGTGCTCAATGATCGACGTTATCGGGTGCAGTTTAGTCTGATAGGCGACTCAACTGGGTCCGACATCGACTCCGTGCCTGGGACTGGTAATATCCTTGACGTCGATGCCATGCTCGCGCCATTGGCTAACAACGGTGGCCACACGCAAACTCACGCGCTGCTACCAGGCAGCCTAGCGATTGACGCGGCTGGTCCCGCGTACCCTGCAACAGACTTTGATCAACGTCTGGGGCCATTCGCCCGAATCGCGGGGGATCGAATGGACATGGGAGCCTATGAATCCCAAGCAACGCCCGACACCGCGCCCGGTGATTATAACCGTGACGGGACTGTTGATGCAGCAGATTACTCGGTGTGGCGCGATTCGCTGGGATCGGTTACACCTCACCCACTCGCTGGCGCAGATGGGGACGGCGACGGGCTAGTCACTGCGGAGGACTACCTAGTGTGGCGAAGCCACTACGGATTCGAGTTCGCCGTCCCTCAGTCGCCCACAGATGTTCGTCGTTCAGAGAACCCAGCATTGGGACTAGCGGCGCTCGATGCCAGCTTCGCAACGCTGATCCCTCAATCGCGAGAAGACGGAAGTGATCACGGTTCGATTCCAGTCATCGACGATCCGAGTCCAGGCGTACAGCATGTCTCTTCACTTCTGCTGTTGCTCGACGCGAAGCCGCCGGTCGTCTGTCAATCGCCAACGGCAGCGATAAAGGATTCGTTTGTCGTGCTCGACAACCGCAGAGTAACGGATCGCCCTGATGAACTGCCGCAGTTGATCGAATCCGTCACTTTGAACCCGTTTGAGTCCGACTAG
- a CDS encoding SRPBCC family protein — protein MGRLTLNEQVAAPPDVVFAVASDLPRAAEHISGIERIEMLTPGPVGVGTRWKETRTMFGRSATEELEVAAFDPPHGYTIASESCGAAFECRFSFQPSDGGTLVTLDLEYRPVSMFAKLMSPLSGMMIGSAEKAMRQDLADLKQAAESRAG, from the coding sequence ATGGGACGCCTCACCCTCAACGAACAGGTCGCCGCGCCGCCCGACGTGGTGTTCGCCGTCGCTTCGGACCTGCCGCGGGCGGCGGAGCACATCAGCGGGATCGAGCGGATCGAGATGCTCACGCCCGGCCCGGTCGGCGTGGGCACGCGGTGGAAGGAGACCCGCACCATGTTCGGCCGCTCGGCGACCGAGGAGCTCGAGGTCGCGGCGTTCGACCCGCCCCACGGCTACACGATCGCCAGCGAGTCCTGCGGCGCCGCGTTCGAATGCCGCTTCTCGTTCCAACCCAGCGACGGCGGGACCCTTGTCACGCTCGACCTCGAGTACCGACCGGTTTCCATGTTCGCCAAGCTGATGTCGCCGCTCAGCGGCATGATGATCGGCTCGGCCGAGAAGGCGATGCGGCAGGACCTGGCCGACCTGAAGCAGGCCGCCGAATCGCGGGCCGGCTGA
- a CDS encoding ATP-binding protein → MNQAADPTHSDAQRLAINAAWLAKLRWVAVAGQLATILIVAGPLGVAIPFWPLLTMAGVTAGTNAAFAVWIRRRATAEVVRPYEWHALLGGLMVLDLFVLTVMLELTGGPTNPFAIFYFVNLALAGILLPARWAWLLVGMATAAFATISYTHTPIEELRHANRLMSFRELGAIPIVGGGTLIAFAACGSVIVSFTTWLTRELRRNQEARSRAEELRARSEKLEALGTLAAGAAHELATPLSTIAVVAKELEHELNELDVSAEVATDIKLIRSELDRCRAILDRMSTASGRAAGEAPETFTAGELLQEVVDELTEPVLIDIDYANGAEQARVMAPRTALSQALRALVQNALDSRPGGEVEIEVYAHGTLGIAIRDSGPGMPPEVLARAGEPFFTTKDPGKGMGLGLFLARSVVERVGGGMVIDSEAGHGTVVEVKLPLSNASPTAAPA, encoded by the coding sequence GTGAACCAGGCCGCCGACCCCACGCACTCCGACGCCCAGCGGTTGGCCATCAACGCCGCCTGGCTGGCCAAGCTCCGCTGGGTCGCGGTCGCCGGGCAGCTGGCCACCATCCTGATTGTCGCCGGCCCGCTGGGCGTGGCGATCCCGTTCTGGCCGCTGCTCACCATGGCGGGCGTTACGGCCGGCACCAACGCGGCGTTCGCCGTGTGGATCCGGCGCCGCGCCACCGCCGAGGTGGTCCGCCCCTACGAGTGGCACGCGCTCCTGGGTGGGCTGATGGTGCTCGACCTGTTCGTGCTAACGGTCATGCTCGAGCTGACCGGCGGGCCGACCAACCCGTTCGCCATCTTCTACTTCGTCAACCTGGCGCTGGCGGGCATCCTGCTGCCCGCCCGCTGGGCGTGGCTGCTGGTCGGCATGGCCACGGCCGCCTTCGCCACGATCTCGTACACGCACACGCCGATCGAGGAGCTCCGCCACGCGAACCGCCTGATGAGCTTCCGCGAGCTGGGCGCCATCCCGATCGTCGGCGGCGGCACGCTGATCGCCTTCGCCGCGTGCGGCTCGGTGATCGTGTCGTTCACCACGTGGCTCACCCGCGAGCTCCGCCGCAACCAGGAGGCCCGCTCCCGCGCCGAGGAGCTGCGCGCCCGGAGCGAGAAGCTCGAGGCGCTCGGCACCCTGGCGGCCGGCGCCGCGCACGAGCTGGCCACGCCGCTCTCCACGATCGCCGTCGTGGCCAAGGAGCTGGAGCACGAGCTGAACGAGCTGGACGTCTCCGCGGAGGTCGCGACCGACATCAAGCTGATCCGCAGCGAGCTGGACCGCTGCCGCGCGATCCTCGACCGCATGTCCACCGCGTCGGGCCGCGCCGCCGGCGAGGCGCCGGAAACCTTCACCGCTGGGGAGCTGCTCCAGGAAGTCGTTGACGAGCTCACCGAGCCGGTGCTGATCGACATCGACTACGCCAACGGCGCCGAGCAAGCCCGCGTGATGGCGCCCCGCACCGCGCTGTCGCAGGCGCTGCGGGCGTTGGTGCAGAACGCGCTCGACTCCCGCCCGGGCGGCGAGGTCGAGATCGAGGTGTACGCGCACGGCACGCTCGGCATCGCCATCCGCGACAGCGGCCCCGGCATGCCGCCGGAGGTGCTGGCCCGCGCCGGCGAGCCGTTCTTCACCACCAAGGACCCCGGCAAGGGCATGGGCCTGGGCCTGTTCCTCGCCCGCAGCGTGGTGGAGCGTGTCGGCGGCGGCATGGTGATCGACTCCGAAGCGGGGCACGGCACGGTGGTGGAGGTGAAGCTGCCGCTTAGCAACGCGTCCCCCACGGCGGCGCCAGCGTAG
- a CDS encoding 3-keto-disaccharide hydrolase, which yields MKLLASAVLLTGLLCAANAPAAEEKEDGWHSLFNGKDLSGWKISENPDTFSVKDGKIIIKGPRAHAFYAGKVNNADFKDFHWKCEILTKPNANSGMYFHTEYQEEGWPNKGYEVQVNQTHGDPRKTGGLYAVKDVMDKSPVKDNEWYTQEVIVKGKHVVVKVNGKVTCDYTEPDDHKAPDDRSGRKISHGTIALQGHDPGSEIHYRKVLIKPLD from the coding sequence ATGAAGCTCCTCGCTAGCGCCGTCCTGCTGACCGGGCTGCTGTGCGCCGCCAACGCGCCCGCCGCCGAAGAGAAAGAAGACGGCTGGCACTCGCTGTTCAACGGCAAGGACCTGTCCGGCTGGAAGATCTCCGAGAACCCCGACACGTTCTCAGTTAAGGACGGCAAGATCATCATCAAGGGCCCCCGCGCCCACGCGTTCTACGCGGGCAAGGTGAACAACGCCGACTTCAAGGACTTCCACTGGAAGTGCGAGATCCTCACCAAGCCCAACGCCAACAGCGGCATGTACTTCCACACCGAGTACCAGGAAGAGGGCTGGCCCAACAAGGGCTACGAGGTGCAGGTGAACCAGACCCACGGCGACCCCCGCAAGACCGGCGGCCTGTACGCGGTGAAGGACGTCATGGACAAGTCGCCGGTGAAGGACAACGAGTGGTACACCCAGGAGGTGATCGTTAAGGGCAAGCACGTGGTGGTGAAGGTCAACGGCAAGGTGACCTGCGACTACACCGAGCCCGACGACCACAAGGCGCCGGACGACCGTTCGGGCCGCAAGATCTCGCACGGCACCATCGCCCTGCAGGGGCACGACCCCGGCAGCGAGATCCACTACCGCAAGGTGCTGATCAAGCCGCTCGACTAG
- a CDS encoding cold-shock protein, translated as MFLESGEVSQGTIKKLTDKGFGFIQGERGDIFFHLSSCDGCQFDDLREGQLVEYTEGQGPKGPRAENVRLVEG; from the coding sequence GTGTTTTTGGAGAGTGGCGAAGTGTCGCAGGGGACGATTAAGAAGTTGACGGACAAGGGCTTTGGCTTCATCCAGGGAGAGCGGGGAGACATCTTCTTCCACCTTTCTTCTTGCGATGGGTGCCAATTCGACGACCTCCGCGAGGGTCAGCTTGTCGAGTACACCGAGGGCCAAGGCCCGAAGGGTCCGCGGGCTGAGAATGTCCGCCTTGTTGAAGGCTGA
- a CDS encoding phosphoadenylyl-sulfate reductase: MSTVHDTAPQQRPATSTKAAKPAPPAKGEAPSAEFLDYLAAKSQELEDATPEEIIRWAADEFGEGLTMATAFGPEGCVILSMLADIAPQTYVFNLDTGYQFLETLDTRDRIARKYGIEVDLLKPELTVPEYEAKHGGPLYKTNPNQCCMDRKIKLLYRGVEGRTAWMSGIRRDQSADRAQAAIVGWDKKFGLVKISPLANSTKKDVWNRIFKADVPYNPLHDQGYPSIGCFPCTQKVLDGDADERAGRWSGTAKTECGLHSLETDGSGI, from the coding sequence ATGAGCACCGTCCACGACACCGCGCCGCAGCAGCGCCCCGCTACCAGCACTAAAGCCGCCAAGCCCGCCCCGCCCGCCAAGGGCGAGGCGCCCTCGGCCGAGTTTCTCGACTACCTGGCCGCCAAGAGCCAGGAGCTTGAGGACGCCACCCCGGAGGAGATCATCCGCTGGGCGGCCGACGAGTTCGGCGAAGGGCTGACTATGGCCACCGCCTTCGGCCCCGAGGGGTGCGTGATCTTGTCGATGCTGGCCGACATTGCGCCGCAGACCTACGTGTTCAACCTGGACACCGGCTACCAGTTCCTCGAGACGCTCGACACCCGTGACCGCATCGCCCGCAAGTACGGCATCGAGGTCGACCTGCTCAAGCCGGAGCTGACGGTGCCCGAGTACGAGGCCAAGCACGGCGGCCCGCTCTACAAGACCAACCCGAACCAGTGCTGCATGGACCGCAAGATCAAGCTGCTGTACCGCGGCGTGGAGGGGCGCACCGCCTGGATGAGCGGCATCCGCCGCGACCAGAGCGCCGACCGCGCGCAGGCGGCCATCGTGGGGTGGGACAAGAAGTTCGGCCTGGTGAAAATCAGCCCGCTGGCCAACTCGACGAAGAAGGACGTCTGGAACCGGATCTTCAAGGCCGACGTGCCGTACAACCCGCTGCACGACCAGGGCTACCCCAGCATCGGCTGCTTCCCCTGCACGCAGAAGGTCCTCGACGGCGACGCCGACGAACGAGCCGGCCGCTGGTCCGGCACCGCCAAGACCGAGTGCGGCCTGCACAGCCTTGAGACCGACGGCAGCGGCATCTAG
- a CDS encoding RrF2 family transcriptional regulator: protein MKLNAKTEYALLALVQLAEGYALGQPASMRALAEQQPIPDGFLVQILQELRRAGLVTSTRGACGGYRLSRAPGEISLCDVLCAMDGDDPLRSNLANPTPLAQVLVDELDDARCRWQDQLREVTLEDLAGRAAELGSPMWYI, encoded by the coding sequence ATGAAGCTCAACGCCAAGACCGAGTACGCGCTGCTGGCGCTGGTCCAGCTGGCCGAGGGCTACGCGCTGGGGCAGCCGGCTTCGATGCGGGCGCTCGCCGAGCAGCAGCCGATCCCGGACGGGTTCCTGGTGCAGATCCTGCAAGAGCTGCGGCGGGCCGGGCTGGTGACCAGCACCCGCGGCGCGTGCGGCGGCTACCGGCTGTCGCGGGCGCCGGGCGAGATCTCGCTGTGCGACGTGCTCTGCGCCATGGACGGCGACGACCCGCTACGCAGCAACCTGGCGAACCCCACGCCGCTGGCCCAGGTCCTGGTCGACGAGCTCGACGACGCCCGCTGCCGCTGGCAGGACCAGCTGCGGGAGGTCACGCTGGAGGACCTGGCCGGTCGGGCGGCGGAACTCGGCTCGCCGATGTGGTATATCTAG
- a CDS encoding anthranilate synthase component II, whose product MILIVDNYDSFTYNLVQRLGEIDPAADIRVERNDQITVDEIIDLKPERVIVSPGPCTPSEAGISVECIERLTGRLPVLGVCLGHQSIGQAFGAKIVRAKNLMHGKTDLIYHDGGRLLEDLDDPFQATRYHSLVIQPDTLPDELVVTAWANEPDGRREIMAIEHREHPLFGVQFHPESFLTHSGSDLLKRFLSI is encoded by the coding sequence ATGATCCTGATCGTCGATAACTACGACTCCTTCACCTACAACCTGGTGCAGCGGCTGGGGGAGATCGACCCGGCGGCCGATATCCGCGTCGAACGCAACGACCAGATCACGGTCGACGAGATCATCGACCTCAAGCCCGAGCGGGTGATTGTGTCGCCCGGGCCCTGCACCCCCAGCGAGGCGGGCATCTCGGTCGAGTGCATCGAGCGGCTGACCGGCAGGCTGCCCGTGCTGGGCGTCTGCTTGGGGCACCAGTCGATCGGCCAGGCGTTCGGCGCAAAGATTGTCCGGGCGAAGAACCTGATGCACGGCAAGACCGACCTGATCTACCACGACGGCGGCCGGTTGCTGGAGGACCTAGACGACCCGTTCCAGGCGACCCGCTACCACAGCCTGGTGATCCAGCCCGACACCCTGCCCGACGAGCTGGTCGTGACCGCCTGGGCGAACGAGCCGGACGGCCGCCGCGAGATCATGGCGATCGAGCACCGCGAGCACCCGCTGTTTGGCGTGCAGTTCCACCCCGAGAGCTTCCTGACGCACAGCGGGTCGGATCTGCTGAAGCGGTTCCTGTCTATCTAG
- a CDS encoding molybdopterin molybdotransferase MoeA: MAGELLTVDDALRLIEQHAAPLSPARAPLDQSLGLRLAADAVSDVDSPPHDKAMMDGYAVVADEPQRELRVIDEVLAGGVPTNTVSLGEATRIMTGAPVPVGAAAVVPVELTELINESTVRLTRPAPPAGKHVMRRGEVFARGESILPAGALITAAQLAVLAEIGVATPSVTPAPTVAVLATGDELVEAHEVPAAGQIRNSNGPMLHALVTQAAARLVPLGVARDNADSLTERITAGGAADVLVLSGGVSAGKRDLAPGVLAGLGVEQVFHKVAVKPGKPLWFGVWRRPSGRQTLVFGLPGNPVSGFVCFQLFVRPLLSRLAGGPFGGLPCVDAELAEQVTVKGDRRTFLPAQAAYENGRWAARPVAWRGSADLKGLAAANALLDLPAQEPAYAAGQRVGALLLEPVVGR; the protein is encoded by the coding sequence GTGGCGGGTGAGCTGCTGACTGTCGACGACGCGCTGCGGCTCATCGAGCAGCACGCTGCGCCGCTATCCCCCGCACGTGCGCCGCTCGACCAGTCGCTCGGCCTCCGGCTGGCCGCCGACGCGGTGAGCGACGTCGACTCGCCGCCGCACGACAAGGCGATGATGGACGGCTACGCCGTGGTGGCTGACGAGCCGCAGCGCGAGCTGCGCGTCATCGACGAGGTGCTGGCCGGCGGTGTGCCTACCAATACTGTCAGTCTCGGCGAAGCGACCCGCATCATGACCGGCGCCCCGGTCCCCGTCGGCGCCGCGGCCGTCGTGCCGGTTGAGCTAACCGAGCTGATCAACGAGTCGACCGTCCGCCTTACCAGGCCCGCGCCGCCCGCCGGCAAGCACGTGATGCGCCGCGGCGAGGTGTTCGCCCGGGGCGAGTCGATCCTCCCGGCCGGCGCCCTGATCACCGCCGCCCAGTTGGCGGTGCTCGCCGAGATCGGCGTCGCGACGCCCAGCGTGACGCCCGCCCCCACCGTGGCGGTGCTCGCCACGGGAGATGAGTTGGTCGAGGCGCACGAGGTCCCCGCGGCGGGGCAAATCCGCAACTCCAACGGCCCCATGCTGCACGCGCTGGTCACCCAGGCCGCCGCCCGCCTGGTCCCACTCGGCGTGGCGCGCGACAACGCCGACTCGCTGACCGAGCGGATCACAGCCGGCGGCGCGGCCGACGTGCTGGTGCTCTCTGGCGGCGTGTCGGCCGGCAAACGCGACCTCGCGCCGGGCGTGCTCGCCGGTCTCGGCGTCGAGCAGGTCTTCCACAAGGTTGCGGTGAAGCCGGGCAAGCCGCTCTGGTTCGGCGTGTGGCGGCGGCCCTCGGGCCGGCAGACGCTGGTGTTTGGGCTGCCCGGCAACCCGGTGAGCGGATTCGTCTGCTTCCAGCTGTTCGTGCGGCCGCTCTTGAGCCGGTTGGCGGGCGGGCCGTTCGGCGGGCTGCCCTGCGTCGACGCCGAACTGGCGGAACAGGTCACGGTGAAGGGCGACCGGCGCACCTTCCTGCCGGCCCAGGCGGCGTACGAGAACGGCCGGTGGGCCGCGCGGCCGGTCGCCTGGCGGGGCTCGGCCGATCTGAAGGGGCTAGCGGCGGCCAACGCGCTGCTGGACCTGCCCGCCCAGGAGCCGGCCTACGCCGCCGGCCAGCGGGTAGGCGCTCTGCTGCTGGAGCCTGTCGTGGGCAGGTGA